The Alligator mississippiensis isolate rAllMis1 chromosome 3, rAllMis1, whole genome shotgun sequence DNA window GACTGGGGCTTTTGGGACATTTGGGTTGTATGCTGGATCTGCCTGCTGGGTGGCTTTGGGCATCACTTCagctctctgtgcttcagtttgtccatctgtaaaatggaaataaggaTGCTCACTTCCTTTGTAAAGGGCTTTGAGATCACGAGATGAAAAGCTCTGTATAGGAGCTGTGTGTTTATTAAGGGAGCCATGGCTTTGTCAGTCACTCCAGCTTTGTCTGTCCTTGCTTCCTTATTCAGTCAAtgatatgtatttattttaaaaactagaAGGAAAAGCTGGCTTATTAGCAATTCCAGCTGAAAATGAGCATCAGATTTACAATTCTCCAGGCTCAAATGCAGTGAAATCAAAGGATGAAATTTAGGCCCCATTGAAATGAGTGggagttttaccattgacttcaacagagccAGGATTTACAAATTACAAAAGGTATGTTCACTTCTGGGAAAAGGTTGCTAAAAGCAATCCTGTTCAACCAACCTGTTTCTACGCGTCCTGTCTAAGAAATGGCTGTATTTCTATTTGGAAGGTGGAAAGTAAACAAGAAATCTCTTTAAGAATAAGATAATTGTTTCTAAAGTGTATTCTGCATCTCAACAGCTCTGAGAAGACATTTATAATGTAAGAATATGCATGCTAAGATTACTAGTACTGACTGCATTTTTCCAGTAATATGCTTTTGATATACACATTCACCCAaaatacagtgattttttttattccaaagcAGTTCATTAAGGTGCAAACTGTAGCTTATATAACTTTTGTGTCTACTTAAAAATGAATGTGCTTTTTTTTATCTTTgacagtctttttttcccctatttatCAGTAGGATATATAATAATTTcattaattcaattaaaaaaaaaaaaaaaaagctttggaaaagagaTCCAAAAGGCTCACATTAGAtacacttttttttaacctgtaaGAACTTTAAGAACAGCTGTTTGCTGTTATATACGGTCCATACCAGTTTTCTCTATTCTGAACCTCGTATTGCATTGTAACGTGGTTTTTTGACTGGAGCTATTAATGTGGCCAATCCTGAAGTCCTTACCTACATAAATTTATCAGTGTCAATAGTTTTCCCTAAATGAGGACTGCAAGGTTTGGTCACAAATAGTCACTATAATTCAaagcaaaaatgtaaatgataaaTATAAAAACCTTTTGACAATACAAAGGCAATAAATCTAGTTGTGTACTCTATGGTTagcataaatgaaaaaaaaatcaaatacagtaATTTACAGTAATTTACAGAAATGTTTTTACTTTGCAAATCTGGTGATCTGAGCAAAATTGTCTCCCCAGCCCTTCCTCCATCTGCACCATAGACATGCAGTTCATTCACCAGTTGTGTTGTGCACTCATCAGCAGTGTTTGAACTGAGTAATTTCTGTGGTAGCCTTTGCCCTGAGCATATCACCTCAGGTATAGAAAATGTTTTTTGTCTACGCATCATGTGATATGAGCTGATGTACTCCAAAGGCATCTGTTGAGCTGAAATATCTGAGGGGAGAAGTAGAGCAGAGGGCCAGGTCATCCCTGACTGAGCGTTTAACTTAGTCCAGAGAAAGGGGTGATCTCCATCTGACCCAGGGAAACTTTTCCCTCTCCATCCTTCAATTCAAACGTGGCTCCACACTAGGGAGGCATTTCATATAGAAAGTGAAGAGAATCACCATCCCTTCTAACTGCACTGCCTTTATTCTTCCCTCTAGTGCAAAATAGTTCATTAATTTGGCAGCTCTGAGATTacctccccctgcacctccccaacTCAAAACAGTCATAACTGAgaatcacacaaaaaaaaatgtgtgttactAAAACATGCATTTATACATTCTTGATTTCTTCATTGGCATTTCTTTTGTCCTCTAAATTTGCGTTAGGTAAATACATTGACTTCCATTGCAACTATCTACAAACAAAAAATCTAAGTAGTTGACTTCCAAATCTTCAGCACAGTATGCCAAGGATGTAATTTGTTGTCTTCTATGACTTCTGAAATTAGAGTTTGTCCTCACCATTTTCACTTTTTGATTTTAGTCAATAGCTTGAACACATGACTTCTGAGTTGTTGTTTGTTTCATAGCAAATCACAGTAATCCATTTTAATGCTAATGTATTTCTTTCAAAACAGCTACTAATAAATAGGATCTCACAATGTTCCTCATTGTCTATAGGTTTTACACTGGGTACTGTCGGACAAATGAGACTACGTGATTGCTTCATGACAGTGCAGTTTCACATGACCACACATTTGCctttcagcttttcttttcttttctgctgcttGCTTTTTTTGCCATCGATTTGTAAACTCACAGTCCTGCGTTTCTCCAGGTTCAACAGCTCTTGGAATAGCTCTTTTACATTGTGGTTCAGCTTAGCTGAGGTTTCCATAAAGGCACACTTCCACTTCTTGGCCATAGCATCTCCTTCACTGCTCTCCACCTCCCGGTTTTGGCTCTCGTCACTTTTGTTCCCAACCAGCATTATTGGAATGTTTTCCACATCCCCTTTAATCTGACATATTTGTTCATAGATGGGTTTGAGTTCTTCTAAGGACTGCCGGCTGGTGACTGAATAAACCAAAATGAAAGCATGTCCTTTGGAAATAGAAAGACGTTGCATGGCTGGAAACTGATGGCTCCCTGTGGTGTCAGTAATCTGCAAAGTGCATATGCTCTTATCACAGCTGATCACCTGCCTGTAGGTATCTTCAATAGTCGGAATGTAGCTTTCTCTGAAAGTGCCTTTTACAAACCTCAAGACCAAGGAACTTTTGCCAACTCCGCCAGCCCCAAAAACCACAACCCTATAATCATTGCTTTGCTCCGGCATGTTTTTTCAATGTATCTGATGCTCAGCTCTAGAAGAAAAAACCTGTAATAGAAAATAACAACAGTAAATATTAATGTTGGTTTCCATGTAGGGGAAAGTTTGTGCTAACTTCTATATTAAAAGAAATCGGAAGATGACTCTCAGGGGCCCAACAGGCATCTACCCTTACTACTCTGTCCTTGATTTTGCTCAGTTGGTCAAACCTAACAGAAGCTCTATCAACCTCACACTAGCCAATGAACCAGCCAGCCACTGTTAGGGCCTCCTGATTGGGTGCTGGGAATAGCTACCTCCCTAGATAAGCCCATCTATGGTAGCAGACTGCAGGCCAGCCAAGAGTTCACTTGAAGGTCTGTTGAAGTCTCTCTGAATCTCATGCAATCTGATTTTCTGTTGTCTGACCTTGTTTAGCTACTGGACTCTAACTGCAAACTCTACTCAGCTTGGTAACTTAGTCCCTGACTCAAAAAAAGACTCTAACTTCACCTGTGacctggactctgcctctggaatTTCCCCTTTAGATTTGGTAActcagactccagcacctgtttCTAGCCTTTCCCTGGTGGCCTACTCACTAGGCAAGACTGTCTATGCCCTGGTCCTTACAAtgacataaataatgacatactATATTAATATATAATGATCCAAGGAGATTGATAATAGGTTACAGAGTATTTTATCCTAAAACTAGCTTTCTCAGTTGCAACCCAGTCTAGGTTTGTAATGGATGAAAATTACTTCTATTTCATCATTTTGTGGCCTGTGTGAAATGAATGTTGTAACTTTGAGTTCAGTTCCCAATGGGCAGAAGTACAGAGCAGAAAACCACCCACCCAGTTAACACTGTTGTTGACAGTCTGACTACAAAAGACCTGAGGGCTGAAATGGTGCTACAGAGCTATACTTTCACTATAAAAAGTCCGTTCAATTCATTGTTGAAGTGTATTGGTAAGGTGAGAAGCATGCAGGAGGTTTTTCTTCTACATATGATATACTTTTCAAGTAGGTTTCCATTTATTACCTTTTCTGAGCAAAATTTAACAGGTATTTGCTCACTCCTCATTAGTATCACCAAGGGACCTCTATACTGTCAGAAGACAAGAGTCAGGAGAACCAGATCTAGGTATGTGATGCCCATTCTGTCACTCCCTCCTTAAATGGTGATAGTATAGCTGCCTGAGTTTGGCCTGCACCTATGAATTGGCCAAAGAAAGTGAGTTTGTTCGCATATGCTCCAGGCTATACTAAGGCAGCTGCATCACATCTGTTTAGTGAGGCTGTACAGATATGGTGAGCATGACAGGCTTTCCTGTGGTGCTGCTTCACATGATTTTTTGACAGGGTACACATGCCCTTAGAGTACCTTTCTCTTACTACTCTATCCTTGGTTTAAGCTTGCTCATGCTTAATTCAAGAAGGAAACTATATAGCTTTTAATTCTGAATTTTATTACACAGTAGACAAATAGTATAATGGAAAGGTTCTACATTTACCCAGAAAAATACTGGGCCAGGTCCTATTTCATACCATGTACCTAAATGGTACATATGGAGCAACGTAACTGCTGTTTTGGGCACTTGCACATAGTTTGTTATTTGGCATTGCCCATGCCAGGCCTGCACTCCAGCCAGGCCCACTGGAAACAGGATTTCCCAGGTACATGTGTAATGTCTCAAAATTTTAGTCAGCTAAAAACTCACAACTAGCATGTATTAGgagtcccttcccccaccaccttttACGCAATATCTTGGTGATAACATCACACGTTCAGAGAACAAAAGACTGATGTGTAAATCTGCATCTCCTACTTCCACGTACACTGCTTCAAACACCAAGCCATGGACTAGGCATTATCAGACCACTCTCCATCTTTCTTCTTGAAGATGGCCCACTGGACAGTCAAGAAAGGGAGAtaggatggggccaggaggaagcaaagaagcCAGAAGAGGTGTGACTCGATGAGATGGATGCTACCCTGGATGGGCGGGGTTCTGGGGTCCAGTTTTGACCTCTGCTTCCAATGGAGCTTAACCATTTCCTATTGGCATTTATCTGTTTTATCCAATTAATAATACTAAACACAAAGTACAGTGGGCCAGTTTCGGGGAAGTGCTGAAAAGAGGTTGGGAAGATGCCTGGCCTGTGTCCTTATAGTTAAAGCTTTTGGTTAGAAAGTAGATGATGCAGGTTCTTACCCTATCTGTGTGGGGTCTAAAACCCAAGTCTTCTGTTCCCTGGGCAAATgtcctaattcatagattcatagatgctagggtcggaagggacctcaatagatcatcgagtccgaccccctgcataggcaggaaagagtgctgggtctagatgaccccagctagatacctcctcttgaagacccccagggtaggggagagcaccacctcccttgggagcccattccagaccttggccactctaactgtgaagaagttcttcctaatgtccaatctaaatctgctctctgctagcttgtggccattatttcttgtaacccccaggggcgccttggtgaacaaaacctcaccaattcccttctgtgcccccatgatgaacttacaggcagccacaaggtcgcctctcaaccttctcttgcggaggctgaagaggtccccagtctctcttcatagggcttggcctgcaagcccttaaccatacgagtggcccttctctggaccctctccaggttatccacatccctcttgaagtgtggcacccaaaattgcacgcagtactccaactgcggtctgaccagcacccgatagaggggaagtatcacctccttggatctgttcatcatgcatctgctgatgcacgataaagtgccattagcttttctgatggtttcatcacactgacgactcatgttcatcttgaagtctactaggactccaagatccctttctgctgccatgccaccaagcaggtcatttcctaggcagtaggtatgctggacatttttcctccctaggtgcagcactttgcatttctccttgttgaattgcattctgttgttttctgcccatttgtccaacctgtccaggtctgcttgtagttgttccctgccctccggtgtgtcaacttctccccacagttttgtgtcatccgcaaacttggacagagtacacttcactccctcgtccaagtggGAATGAATAAGCTAATGAATAAGCTATTGGCTTAATGAATACCTagtgccccacccccatcctcctcctTGGTTATTTCAGTTCCAGCAGCTATGCATAGAGGGCAATTCTGTTTCATAGGGCAAAAGAGAAtcccaaactgtgcataagtgccaaagaCACTTGAAGTGAAATAGTATCTGGTGCATTACATCTGCATCTTCAAAGAACTGTACCATCAAACCTATCAGCAAGAAAATAATCAGATGTTACTGGTCATGATGCCTTTGTAAACCCTGAAGTGcaccatcataataaaattacTATTTGCTGGAAGTATGTTTAATGCAGCTAGAGAATGGGACCCCCAAATAGTGAGGAAATAGGAAAGGAGAGTAAGGACTTGTTCACTCCTACTTTCCAAACAGAAGTGTAGTGGTAAAATTATATAGAATGGATGTGCTTGACAATTGTACTGCATCCATAGCTATTCTGATTTACCAGGAAAGACTTGTTAGATGCTCTTGTCTTCCCCACAATCTGTAGTTTCTAGACAGACAACTGAGtacttgtatttttatttttaaagttgtttttacaaccccaaccccccagctcctcccctccccgcccccctctcccccaaaataaaataaaaccctgttGCTTGTCTGGTAATTATTCCCAAACAGATCAGAAGGAAATGCTGTTTAAGAAGGTAAATAGTTTCtaaaggtatgtctacactgcaactAATTGCAGCATGGGTAAATGTCTGCACTAACTGTGATCTAGCCAGCATGGACAGCAATGGCAATGAAAATACAGCATCATTGACTGACCTTAATGGACTTCTGAGTACATACTCAGAATGCTAGTCCATGCTACTGCTGCCAAGTTTTCACTGCTGTTACTGCCTATACCAATCAGGCTAAAGCTGTTGTAGGCATGCCTACCTATGCCACAATAAAACCTTTGCTTTGCTGTAGAGATATGTTCTCATTTCTTTATCCCTATTATCCAGGACATCCCATTCTCTTCTAGTTTTCATACATAAGTAAGCTTCAACCAACATAATTTGACATTAGGGCTAAGGACAGGCATTatacagaaactggtttaaacctgcaacagaacagatgttcagtgcacataaaatggtttgaaaatggctaaaactggtttgagataaatctggctgaatgtagtatcagacagaactgatttgagtcaaaccagtttatgcaatgtctgtcacaTTCCCCTtgttgatttaagttaaatcagattctcccagcatcccggcatgctggctgggctggggtctctgctccacagcagggctgcccctcgcctctgcttcctggctgcagctccagcagagatttgcagacacagcagcatctgcctggcttcctactgctcctcctgctctcccctcaccactccctgctcaacaAGGATCCCCTgtctcctctgccttacacagactcctcagtattagctagcagaccacatccatgctgtggcagacagcagtatctgcttagagctttttggagctaatcaactgCTCACCTGGTAATGTCCTTCTATTCCTaatttgtttaagaagagcttgaactaatgagagactgttttctgatggggtgataaatactgatAACAGAgcgataaatgctctgttatcaaggaggaggggaaccccttcctaatcctgacagggcctggccatgcccccttcagtTCAGCCCtgtagaaggggagggagggcttttCTAGCaccgctccccccccccggcttctaccctgagccactgcaggcatgtgcctgcatttcctcagtccagagagaatgtctgtgcagttgcaaacaacttcaacctaggcaggttagactaatctgcaaagattgaatcaattcaggatcaggctttttgaatgtctgtccctgtcccaggggttaaataaagtatttttttttctcagctatCACATTTTCAGAGATGATGAGAACTCCATTCTTGGTCATTCCCAAAGAACCTAAATACTCGAATTCTGAAGTAAAATGGGAAATTATTACAGCACTGTTCTACCCAGTGTGGTTCAGCCTGACCACTGTCCCATCTTCTCTTCAAGTTCTGTCAACGTTGTAGACATACCCAAGGTAGCTAAGAGCTTGCTAACATTATGACCATGTTTAGCAGAGTTCAACAGAACTAACTGCTTGCGAATTTACTTTACTTCTTAGGCAGATCATGCAAATTGCATTGACTTCTGTGTTGCCACAGATAGACTGGTAATGAAGTAGCTTGGGTATGTATGCACAAACTCCAGTAATGACTGTAGCGTCAGAATATCCTCTCTTTGGTTGCTGTGGTGATTTGGACCTCTGGCTAAATCATGAAAGAGAAAGACCCAATCCTTGCTGGGGTAGGCAACTCTAAAAACACAAAAATGTATTACAATTCTCCCTGAGAAACTGGCCCTTCCCCTTCCTTGTGAGTTTCTGTCTTGTCCTTAACCTTTTGAATCTTTTCCTGTCCAGAAGCAATTGGTAGGACTTCCTGTCTGTAGTCTCACTTTTACTATCCACAGACCTGGGGTCTAATCTCCACCCAAGGCACCTTATATAGCCATGTGACCATATAGCTATAGACTATAGGCTGTATATAGCCTGTCATTTGACTTCACTTATTTTATTCACTTTGGGAGGTGAGATACACGTGCCACAAATGGCATTGAACCCATCATCCATGACATGGCCAGTCACCCTGTCAATAAGTAGAAGCCAAATTGTAGCATGAGTTAAGCTATATCAATAACctcaactcaaaaaaaaaaaagataaagcatAACAGAAACTGATTTCTAAGGGTTTCCATCCCTAAAGAGAGGACCAGGCAAGGCTGCAAAACTGTTTATAACCAGTAGGAGAAGACTGAACTTCAGATTATAAAGAAAAAGAGTGGGCTTGGAGAAAAGGCCTAAGAGACAGAGGGATAGTGGGTGGGTAGTACATGTCATGGAGAAAGTGAACAGAACACAAATGTAGCCTACAGCAAGAAGCAAGAGCAGGGGAGGCTAGAAGGAAGTATCTCCCTAGAGGACAAAACCTGAATATATTAAGAGACAGCTGTAAATTGGGAACATAGTTTGGAACAGGAGGAGATTACAAAGAATGAATCATAGTGAGGTGTCATTATTTTCTGTAACCAGAAAAGGGACTAAAGAAGATCTGGAAGTTTTCCTTCAGAGGAACTTTAGGCTTGGAAGGTTGCACAAACAAGTAGTAAGTAGCCCAGGAAGTATAGGATGATTACAAGGATTTTGCTGGACTGTGGAGATCAATGAAACAGCACATAGATAGCAAAGTTATAAGAGATACAACTGCCCCGATCTGAAGCATAGTCCAAAGTCTGCAAGGGAATGTGTGAAACCCTATTTTTAGTATGTGCTGTGCTGAATTGCAGGCCCAAAACAAGAACACATCTCTAATAAATAGACATTTCCTCCTATCAGCAATTACTCAAACTTCTTAGAAAGTGGCACTTATTTAGATGCTTAATATTACATGTATTCATCAGCTTTCCACAAATAGAAATCCAGCCCTGCAATCTTTACATGACTTGTTCCACAGCAATAAAGCCAAAGAAATGACTGACAACCTAATGCAAGTGTTGGCAGCCTTTAGTCAGCATCACCTGCCCTTTGTGACCTGGCTTCTGCTATAGCCCTTAAATCTTTATCCTGTGGGGCATCCAGCTGCCTAGTCTTACCCATGTCGCTGATCCCCTTTCCCTCTGCAGTGAGGGTAAGCGCAGATGCAGTTGAGCAGCAGTCTCTGCAGCAGAGGACAGTGCTGCAGATTCTGCA harbors:
- the DIRAS2 gene encoding GTP-binding protein Di-Ras2, whose protein sequence is MPEQSNDYRVVVFGAGGVGKSSLVLRFVKGTFRESYIPTIEDTYRQVISCDKSICTLQITDTTGSHQFPAMQRLSISKGHAFILVYSVTSRQSLEELKPIYEQICQIKGDVENIPIMLVGNKSDESQNREVESSEGDAMAKKWKCAFMETSAKLNHNVKELFQELLNLEKRRTVSLQIDGKKSKQQKRKEKLKGKCVVM